A DNA window from Drosophila biarmipes strain raj3 chromosome 2R, RU_DBia_V1.1, whole genome shotgun sequence contains the following coding sequences:
- the LOC108036602 gene encoding vang-like protein 1, whose protein sequence is MENESVKSEHSGRSRRSRNHNNNGGGGGGGSGGGGGGGSVNNGYHRERDRSRHSHRSTHSSKSGKGFQRGDMAPYQTSVNMTGDGSHDGQEVIEVQILPQDENWGENTTAVTGNTSEQSISMEDINNMWHRENDKGFGFACRRYVESSFYFLLGCGTFFSPVAMVVMPYVGFFPSAFDHPELTQTVRTQLLACSEQCKGQLVSLAARLLLLAIGLWAVFMRRTSASMPRIFLYRALVLLLVTICTFAYWLFYIVQVTNGAKIVVETGGDAVDYKSLVGYATNFVDTLLFIHYVAVVLLELRHQQPCYYVKIIRSPDGVSRSYMLGQLSIQRAAVWVLQHYYVDFPIFNPYLERIPISVSKSQRNKISNSFKYYEVDGVSNSQQQSQSRAVLAANARRRDSSHNERFYEEHEYERRVKKRRARLITAAEEAFTHIKRIHNEPAPALPLDPQEAASAVFPSMARALQKYLRVTRQQPRHTFESILKHLAHCLKHDLSPRAFLEPYLTESPVMQSEKERRWVQSWSLICDEIVSRPIGNECTFQLIQNDVSLMVTVHKLPHFNLAEEVVDPKSNKFVLKLNSETSV, encoded by the exons ATGGAAAACGAATCCGTCAAGTCGGAACACAGTGGACGCTCCAGACGCTCGCGGAatcacaacaacaacggcggaGGGGGAGGAGGTGgaagtggtggtggtggcggagGAGGCAGCGTAAACAACGGCTACCACAGGGAGCGGGATCGCTCCAGGCACTCGCATCGCAGCACACACTCCTCCAAGTCGGGCAAGGGATTCCAGCGGGGCGACATGGCACCGTACCAGACCAGCGTTAACATGACAG GTGACGGCAGCCACGATGGCCAGGAGGTTATCGAGGTCCAGATCCTGCCGCAGGACGAGAACTGGGGCGAGAACACCACCGCCGTCACGGGCAACACCTCCGAGCAGAGCATCTCCATGGAGGACATCAACAACATGTGGCACCGCGAGAACGACAAGGGCTTCGGCTTCGCCTGCCGCCGCTACGTGGAGTCCAGCTTCTACTTTCTGCTGGGATGCGGCACCTTCTTCTCGCCTGTGGCCATGGTGGTGATGCCCTACGTGGGCTTCTTCCCGTCGGCTTTCGATCATCCGGAGCTGACGCAGACGGTACGCACCCAGCTGCTGGCCTGCAGCGAACAGTGCAAGGGACAATTGGTCTCGCTGGCCGCCCGCCTCTTGCTCCTGGCCATCGGTCTGTGGGCGGTCTTCATGCGACGCACTTCGGCCAGCATGCCAAGGATTTTCCTTTATCGAGCATTGGTGCTCCTGCTTGTGACTATCTGCACCTTCGCCTACTGGCTCTTTTACATCGTGCAGGTCACGAACGGTGCCAAGATCGTGGTGGAGACTGGCGGCGACGCCGTGGACTACAAGTCACTGGTGGGATATGCCACCAACTTCGTGGACACTCTGCTGTTCATCCACTATGTGGCCGTTGTCCTGCTGGAGCTGCGCCACCAGCAGCCCTGCTACTACGTCAAGATCATTCGCTCCCCGGACGGCGTTTCGCGCTCCTACATGCTGGGCCAACTGAGTATACAGCGTGCGGCAGTGTGGGTGCTGCAGCATTACTACGTGGACTTCCCGATATTTAACCCCTACCTGGAGCGCATCCCCATCTCGGTCTCCAAATCGCAGCGCAACAAGATATCGAACAGCTTCAAGTACTACGAGGTGGACGGCGTGAGTAATTCGCAGCAGCAAAGCCAGAGCAGGGCCGTTCTGGCGGCCAATGCCAGGAGGCGCGACTCCTCGCACAACGAACGATTCTACGAGGAGCACGAGTACGAGCGTCGTGTTAAGAAGCGGCGTGCCCGTCTCATCACCGCCGCCGAGGAGGCCTTCACCCACATCAAGCGAATTCATAACGAACCTGCTCCGGCACTGCCGCTCGATCCGCAGGAGGCTGCCTCGGCGGTCTTTCCCTCGATGGCCAGGGCTCTGCAGAAGTACTTGCGGGTAACGCGCCAGCAGCCGCGACACACCTTCGAGAGCATCCTGAAGCACCTGGCCCACTGCCTGAAGCACGATCTGTCGCCTCGCGCCTTTCTGGAACCCTATTTGACCGAGTCGCCAGTGATGCAGAGCGAGAAGGAGCGCCGCTGGGTGCAGTCGTGGTCTCTGATCTGCGACGAGATCGTTTCCCGGCCAATTGGCAACGAGTGCACGTTCCAGCTGATTCAGAACGATGTCTCGCTCATGGTCACCGTTCACAAGCTGCCGCACTTCAACCTGGCCGAGGAGGTTGTGGATCCCAAGAGCAACAAGTTTGTGCTGAAGCTGAACTCCGAGACATCCGTATGA
- the LOC108036619 gene encoding glucose 1,6-bisphosphate synthase, giving the protein MCQPTGQMLCEIKNMALSGDPELDNQIRTWIRWDKCPSTACQIMDAVRAKDWDTLRKRLCTRIAFGTAGLRATMRAGFDSMNELVVIQTAQGLCEYIKEQYPNPEDWSERGIVFGYDARYNSHRFAELSAIVFLNNNFKVWQFKRYVATPMVPYAILRLQCLAGVMVTASHNPKEDNGYKVYWSNGAQIIPPHDAGIQEAILNNLEPKASSWDDSAMCGNTMLEDPYDIVVPPYFDVLKKNLPCTLLEVNGRCPISFTYTAMHGVGYEFAKQAFARVNLKPFISVCEQQEPDPEFPTTPMPNPEEGKTSLDLSIRTAKANGSQIILANDPDADRLAVAEVREDGSYKLFSGNEVGALLGWWALELHKMREPDCDVSNIVMVASTVSSKILRAMAEREGFQFFETLTGFKWMGNKAIEQQQAGKTVLFAFEEAIGFMVGTAVLDKDGVSAAAHVATMACYLRCKKCMTLQEKLRDIYETYGFHATICSYVICRCPPVIAQIFERLRTWDEGKADTYPTSILNGEYEIEHVRDLTTGYDSSTGDKKATLPTSSSSQMITFTFKNGLVVTLRTSGTEPKMKYYAEMCGKPDEKNWGKLTNTMNTMVEAIVEEFYEPKKNGLQRKKD; this is encoded by the exons ATGTGTCAACCCACGGGACAGATGCTGTGCGAGATCAAGAACATGGCCCTATCGGGCGATCCGGAGCTGGACAACCAGATCCGCACATGGATTCGGTGGGACAAATGCCCCAGCACCGCCTGCCAAATCATGGACGCCGTCCGGGCGAAGGACTGGGACACGCTGCGCAAGAGGCTGTGCACCCGGATCGCCTTCGGCACGGCAGGATTACGGGCCACCATGCGGGCAGGCTTCGACTCCATGAACGAGCTAGTGGTTATCCA GACGGCGCAGGGCTTGTGCGAGTACATCAAGGAGCAGTACCCGAATCCGGAGGACTGGTCGGAGCGGGGCATCGTCTTCGGGTACGACGCCCGCTACAACAGCCACCGCTTCGCCGAGCTATCAGCCATTGTCTTCCTCAACAACAACTTTAAGGTGTGGCAGTTCAAGCGTTACGTGGCCACGCCCATGGTGCCCTACGCCATCTTGAGGCTGCAGTGCCTGGCCGGAGTCATGGTGACGGCGTCCCACAACCCCAAGGAGGACAACGGCTACAAGGTGTACTGGAGCAACGGGGCCCAGATCATTCCGCCGCACGACGCGGGCATCCAGGAGGCAATCCTCAACAACCTCGAGCCGAAGGCTTCTTCGTGGGACGACTCGGCGATGTGTGGCAACACCATGCTCGAGGATCCGTACGACATTGTGGTGCCGCCCTACTTCGATGTCTTGAAGAAGAACCTGCCTTGCACCCTGCTGGAGGTCAACGGAAGGTGCCCGATCTCCTTCACCTACACGGCCATGCACGGGGTGGGCTATGAGTTTGCGAAACAGGCCTTCGCCCGCGTCAATCTGAAGCCGTTCATTTCGGTGTGCGAGCAGCAGGAGCCGGACCCCGAGTTCCCCACCACGCCCATGCCTAATCCGGAGGAGGGAAAGACCTCGCTGGACTTGTCCATCAGAACGGCGAAGGCCAATGGCAGTCAGATCATTCTGGCCAACGATCCGGACGCCGATCGCCTGGCGGTGGCCGAAGTGCGCGAGGATGGTAGCTACAAGCTGTTCAGCGGCAACGAGGTGGGCGCCCTTCTAGGCTGGTGGGCTCTGGAGCTGCACAAAATGCGCGAGCCCGACTGCGATGTGAGCAACATCGTGATGGTAGCCAGTACGGTGAGCTCGAAGATTCTGAGGGCCATGGCCGAGCGGGAAGGCTTCCAGTTCTTTGAAACCCTGACGGGCTTCAAGTGGATGGGCAACAAGGCCatcgagcagcagcaggccggCAAGACGGTGTTGTTTGCCTTCGAGGAGGCCATTGGCTTCATGGTCGGCACTGCCGTGCTCGACAAGGATGGAGTCAGTGCAGCTGCCCATGTGGCCACCATGGCCTGCTACCTGCGGTGCAAGAAATGCATGACGCTGCAGGAAAAGCTGCGCGACATCTACGAGACATATGGGTTCCACGCGACCATCTGCTCGTATGTCATCTGTCGCTGCCCGCCGGTGATCGCGCAGATCTTCGAGCGCCTCCGCACCTGGGACGAGGGCAAGGCGGACACCTATCCCACGAGCATCCTGAACGGCGAGTACGAGATCGAGCACGTTCGCGATCTGACCACAGGCTACGACAGCAGCACCGGCGACAAGAAGGCCACCCTGCCGACCAGTTCCAGCTCCCAGATGATCACCTTCACCTTCAAGAACGGCCTGGTCGTCACGCTGCGCACCAGCGGCACGGAGCCCAAGATGAAGTACTACGCCGAGATGTGCGGCAAGCCGGACGAAAAGAACTGGGGGAAGCTGACCAACACAATGAACACCATGGTGGAGGCCATTGTCGAGGAGTTCTACGAGCCAAAGAAGAACGGGCTCCAGCGCAAGAAGGACTAA